The genome window gcatcggcaggcgggcccccaaccactgcgccaccagggaagcccactaatcagatttttaaattggggactaaatattttgtactttaaaataaggttttttttttctatttcattcaaaaTAGACATAAAAATTGATGTTTGGTTGCTTCAAGAGTTTATTCTTAGTTGTAGTTAATTTAGACTTTCACAGTGATATCGCTCTCTCCCCTTTAGAACTtcccattcttcttcttttaattacTCTATAGGAGGTAGAATGCTGATGTGGTTGGGCAGTGTTTATCCCAGAAGGACCATACATAATTCTAAGTCATGTCAGGTTGAAATCTGAAGGAGGGAactaagagaggaaaaaaagaaaatatttccttcataTATCACCATATAAATGCCAAgtagatattaatttttttaaagcaggattGGATGGGACACCACTTTTGCTATAAAGCATTTAGagaacatatatacatgtactttcttgaaatttttttaaaatggcccTCAGGTTGATAATACTTACATCcagaagttaaaaaacaaactgtCATTCCACCAGATGCTTATTAAGTAATCTTTTCATGCTAAACGGAAAAGCACGATCAGTTGTTCAAAATgcctatgtttaattttttttctcagtcatCCATCATAAATACACTTTAGGCAAATCTAAGAGTAATCTGACCTacattttttgtccatttttagcCAATATAAGCATATACAGTGTTGAAATATTAATTGCAAAtgtcaaaacagaaaatgaattatATGTGTAAGTTTTATTTGAGTACTAAGCCCCTACAGGATGATACACCTTAAAATGgtacatattaaaacatttttagttaTCCACTTCATTAACCACAGACAAAGCTGCTTTAGGAGTAGTATAAAGAATATTACCTGACTATATTCAATAGGGTAAATTATAATATTGGTGGTTCAGAACTCTCTACATTGCTTTGGATAGAGAATTTGAAATGACTACCTTAAATAAACCTATTTGAAATCATCATTAAAAgataatgcatttatttttattcagctattagaaaaagaaagaggcattAATACTGGATTGAAAAGGTAGGAAGCAGATGAAAAAAGAACATGCAGGGTTAActagacagaaagtaaaatcaagATACAAACAAAATACTATATCAACTCAAGAGCCTTGACTTAAAagtcaaggaaagaaagaaagcatttgtAGCCAGAAAACTTTCTGATTCTTCTGTTAATGAAACCTACGCTATTCTTGCAATTGCCTTTTTGCACTAATCCTGCCCAGTGTCTTGAACCAGACGACTAGGGAGAATCGGCTTCAAGAAGTTAAACTCATTTAACCCGGAGCCTCCCGTCAGACACACCTCGTACTGGTAGCTCTGGGACAGGGTCCCCGTGCCGCTGACGTCCACCAGGTGGCCTGGAAAGGGGCCCTCGGGCACCGAGCAGCGACTCACCGAGgccgccccgcccctcctgcACAGCCGCACCGCGACGAACACCAGCACCGAGAAGAGGAAAAGCCAGGACACCGACGCCAAAGCAACCACCAGGTAGACGGTGAGCGGGGCGGCCGGGGCCGCGTCCGCCGCTTCCGCTTCCGGGGCCGGCAGGTAGGGCTGCGACAAGCCGTCCACCAGCAGCACGTGCAGCGTGACGCTGGCCGAGAGCGGAGGCTCGCCGTTGTCCTTGACCAACACCACCAGCCTGTGCGTGGCCGCGTCGCGCTCGCTCAGCAGCCGGGCCGTGCGAACCTCGCCGTTGTGCGCCCACACGCCGAACAGCCCGGGCTCCGTGGCCTTGAGCAGCTGGTACGACAGCCAGGCGTTCTGGCCCGAGTCGCCGTCCACCGCCACCACCTTGGTCACCAGGTAACCCGCCTCGGCCGCCCTGGGCACCAGCTCGGTGCAGGAAGCCGAGGCGTTCTGCAGCGGGTACAGCACGAAGGGCGCGTTGTCGTTGCCGTCCGCCACGAGCACGCGCACCAGCGCCTGGCTGCTGAGCGCGGGCGAGCCGCGGTCGGCGGCGCCCACGCGGAACTCGAACGCCCGCAGGGCCTCGTAGTCCAGGGACCTCAGGGCGAACAGGTGGCCGTTGTCCGGGTTGATGGACACCAGGGAGGCCAGGGGCACGTGCGCGTCGAGGGGCGGCAGCAGCGAGTAGGTGACCTGGGCGTTGGCGCCCGCGTCTCTGTCTGTGGCGCGGACGCTGCCGAAGTGCAGGGCGGGGCTGTTGTCCTCGCGGACGGACAGGGTGTAGGAGGTCTGGGTGAAGGCGGGGGCGTTGTCGTTGACGTCGGACACCAGCATGGTTATGTTGTGCTCGGTTTTCAGCCTGGGGATTCCCATATCTGTGACTGTGATGGTGATGTTGTACTCAGCTCTGATCTCTCTGTCCAGCTCTCCTTCTGACAATAGGGTATAAAAATTCTCTACAGATGGTTTCAAGATGAAGGGGAGATCGTTCTCGATGGAACACACCATTTTCCCATTGTCTCCAGAGTCTAGATCGGAAACACTGAAAACAGCCACCACAGTCTCTGGCGAGTTCTCTGGGATAGGGCTGGTAATTGAGAACAAGGTCAGTTCTGGTGGGTTGTCGTTCACATCAACCACCTGAACTATATCACTGTTGATTTTCCTGAAAGGCCTCCACCATCCTTGGCTTCTATGTCCACTTCGTAAGTATGGATCGCctcaaaattcaaatatttgattAGTCGGATATCACCAGTAATTGGATTTAGTTGAaaagtttttctaatttcttcagaaacatgaaaaaatgcaTATGATATTGTCCCCAAATTTCCTGTATCTAAATCAGAAGCTGAAACAGTGACAATAAGAGAGTTAACGGGGCTGTTCTCTAGAACTTGAACCTCATAGAGGGACTGTGTAAATTCTGGGGTGTTGTCGTTTATGTTTAAGACCAGGATGTGAACCTGGACGGTCCCAGACCTCCGTGGGGTCCCGCCATCCAGCGCAGTGAGCATTAACCTAAGCTCTGGCTGCTCCTCACGATCCAGTGCTTTGTCTAGTACTAGTTCTGGGTACTTCCTTCCATCCCTACGACTGCGTGTGAGAACGTGGAAATGGGAATTAGGAGTGATCGTGTAGTTTTGGAGACTGTTTCTTCCCACATCCAAGTcttcagcatttcccaaaggAATTATTGTTCCTGGGGGCGTGTTTTCTGGGATTTTCAGCTGCATTTCATTTTCAGAGAATGCCGGAGAATGGTCATTTACGTCTATCACCTGGAGCTCATTTGTAATAAACTGCAAGGGATTTTGCAGGAATATCTGAAACTGCAGTATGCATGGCTCTGCGGAGCCGCATAGCTCCTCCCGGTCCAATTTCTCATGCAGGAGCAAATCACCGGTCTGATGGTTGAGCTGAAAATACTGTCTGTTCCCTTTAGACACAACTTGGGCCCCTCTCGCGGCCAGTTTCCCTACACTCAGCCCCAGATCCTTTGCTAGATTGGAGATGAAAAACCCCCTCTCTTTTTCCTCAGCCACAGAGTAGCGTCTCGACTGGGACCCAGCCAGAGACCCAccgagaaaaacaaagagaaacaggaCTTGCCTTTGTCTAAGAAAGCGCTCCCCTCCGGCCTCCATTGCATTTTCTGCCATGTTCTTCCGAGAAATATTGTCAAGCTAGCCTCCAACAGCACTGGGAAACgcagtcttttgcctcctttgaAGAAAACCTAGCGAATAATCCTTACTAGAGTCTTAGATTTGCTTGCTTAAAAATCTGCCCCGACTCACAACCCCTAGTTTACTGCAGTGAATCGTTGTGTTACTGAGTATACACAGTGCCTGCGGTTTAATTCTCCTTCTTAGTCAACAGCGCCACCGTGCGTTCGCTCACAGTTTCACAATCTTGGAGAAGGTGATGTTTGCTGggctttttgttttgatttttttaatcgcTTATTCCCTTTTATCAAACCGAGTTGATGCTACTGTAGGAATTCCTTCTGTTATATGGTTCAAATAAACACACTAGGGAGAAGAAATGCGCTCTTATCTAAAAGAAGTGACTGTCCCTGGTAGAGTCCCATTTCCATGATTTTGCGGAAGTGGGCACCTGCTAGAACTACTCACCCCACCTCCTGtaattattacagaaaaagttttacAAGATTTTGCTCTAAGTGATGAAGCTTCGCTTTCctacttgtgtttttctttattttccaaattttgtaaAATGCACACGAGTTGCATTTATAGTCAGAAAAATGCtacgaaaagacaacctcaaGCAAGgtgataaaaaattataatagatcATGTCAGGGGATATATCCAGAGACCACAAATGCCTAATTCCTTCCACATTTTCGCACTCACTCAAGGAACACAGAGCTTTCTCCTCTTCCTATTTCACAGTAATTCTATGATTACTGGTTTCATCTGTATTAACTCTTTAATCTGCATAACTGTATTTCACCTGTGGAAACCGATATTTATTGCGTTTGTAGAAGTTAGATGTATTGTGGTAATAAGACACACTATGTCTATATATCTTATAGAGTTTCCCATCTAATGGGGTGAACAGAATTTAAACAGATGTTTAAACAGTACTATACAGGAAATGTATAATGAGTGCACTGGAAGTATACAATATGGAGACCTAACTCAATGGGGGCATTCAGAAAGTTTCCCAAAGATGTCCCATTTAATCTGGAATATGAAGGATGAGAAGAAGTTTGCCAGGCTAAAACTAAAATGGGAGGATTCCATATATAAGGAATGCAAAGGCCCGGGGACAGTAAAGCATAGCTATTCTAGATAATGAAGGTAGGATAGTGTACCCAAAGTTTAGTGTCTCAAGAgtaagtggggggcttccctggtggcgcagtggttaagaatccacctaccaatgcaggagacacgggttcgagccctggtccagaagatcccacatggcgagGACTAAATTAGCCcacacgccctagagcccgtgctctgcaacaagagaagccaccacaatgagaagcccgtgcaccacaacgaagagcagccccagctcgtggcaactagagaaagctggtgcgcagcaacgaagactcagcgcagccaaaaataaataaatagacattaaaaaataaaaagaaacataaatatcacctaataaataaaaaagagtaagTGGGAAGACAGGGCTGGACAGGGAAGCAGGGGCCAAATAATAGGTggctggattttattctaagagtgAAAGGAAGCTATTGCAAGGTTTTGGGCAGAGCAACGAAACAGCACAAATATCATGTGTTCAATATAGCTTCTTCACAATTATAAGTAATGTTATATGAAGGACCATTTATTAAATTTACTCTTAATATTAGTGATACTaaaaataacagggcttccctggtggcgcagtggttgagagtccgcctgctgatgcaggggatgcgggttcgtgccccagtctgggaagatcccacatgccgcggagcggctgggcccgtgagccatggccgctgagcctgcgcgtccagagcctgtgctccacaacgggagaggccacaactgtgagaggcccgcgtaccgaaaaaacaaaaacaaaacaaaattacacTTCTTATCCTTATGTTATCTTATTTGGACATAACTGCAAGCTATTTAAATAGCTGTTATCATTTCTGGGGGTACAGAAATTATATGACTTATCCAAGATCCAACAGGTAATAATTTGATACCAAGATACTTCTCTATATGAATGCTAAACTCAAAATGAGacctttaaattttatattataattttaatagtatgttcaaataaacatgaaataatataaaaatttaaagatagtctggagaacattaaaaattaaaattccgtTTTAATGTGTGGATCAGAAGTTGAACtgcaagaaataaataagaataaagaaagttAAATGAATCACTTAAGGAATTATGGAAGGAAAATATACAtcataaaattgaaaacacaatTTCCCCATGTGGATTCCTTAAGCTAGTGGGCAGGAGAGGAGAttaaaattaagcagaaaaagaaaaaggaaaactatctTGAAGGAAAGAGACACCAAGCACTAATAACTGCATAATGTTTGAATAACAGTGAAGTTCTGTTAATAACCAAAAATTAAATCAGAGAGCATTTAATTCCAGCAAAATTTGTCCTATGagtattttaatgtatttgagTGTCAGTGtatcaaagatgaaataaagacatttcttcAATCAGTCACTTAAAattttcatgaagaacctagtctTGCAGTCATTGTGCTAATCATGCAATAAATGGAGAGCTACTGAGAAACATAACTGAAGcactaaaaaggaaacaaaatagcaTTGAAAAGTCTAGGAAACTGAAAGGGGGAAAATGGAagtattcagtgaaaaaaaaatagaatgagcaaaccaagataaatttttttttccatgggcTTATTTCCAATTGAATCATAAATGctccagatattttttttaaatgcaatgcCAAATTACATATGAAGTTTCTAAAATTTGGTCATAGACAAAAACATGTACTCTCTCAgatcttttggattttaatgaaGTACTCAAAGAATAGAtggttttaaataattaaaacagatttttaaatggagGGATTGAAACAAtcagaggttttaaaatttttaataaaaagcatgAATAATTAGCATGTCTGAAAATGACTGGACATTGCTATTTATTTAACTACATTTTAGAATATTGGTAGTTGATTTATTGAAGACTTTTAATGTGGATGATTTGTAGAATCCAACAGTCAAGGTTTTCACAATCTCTAGAGAATCATACTTATCAGGTATGAACATTTTAAGGAagtatatatttagaaaagtgtGAGAGGGTGCTTTGTGATTCATGAATGTACCTATGTTAATGGTTTTAGCCAATGTGAGTTCACAGGAAGAAAGTTTAAACTAGCCTAAGAGAATACTCTATACAAACACAAATATTCTGGGTAGGAAAAAGAGTAACCCTATGTACTTattgcaaactttcaaaaatgtagGAATGCAAAAATTACCTAGGGACTGTGGAAggtgaattttgaaaaaaagtgctctaaaaattaaagacttcagaaaatacaaaatatactttCACACATTAAATCGAATTAAGTTACAGTGATATTAacagtaagaaagaaaatttgcatTCATTATACCACAGAGCAGCACATCTAGAAACACCAGTAACATGCGCTGAATTGGAATAAGATGGTTACatttcaaatacaaagaaaacaactcCAATGGGCAAGGCAGTAAAAAAGGACTCTGCACAATTTGACTGAGACGGCATCATAGACCCTTATTAAAATTTAACTGAATTCAAAACTATTCCTGAAACTGGGGTTTGCCTCACTAACCCTCTCCTCATCTTGAGTAAGGAAGTTTGGGATAACCGGCTTGAGGAACTTGAAAGTCCCAGAGCCTCCCGTCAGACACACCTCGTACTGGTAGCTCTGGGACAGGGTCCCCGTGCCGCTGACGTCCACCAGGTGGCCCGGAAAGGGGCCCTCGGGCACCGAGCAGCGACCCACCGAGGTCGCCCTGCCCCTCCTGCACAGCCGCACCACGACGAACACCAGCACCGAGAAGACGAAGAGCGACGACACCGACGCCAAGGCGACCACTAAGTAGACGGTGAGAGGGACGGCCGGGGCCGCGTCCGCCGCTTCCGCTTCCGGGGCCGGCAGGTAGGGCTGCGACAAGCCGTCCACCAGCAGCACGTGCAGCGTGACGCTGGCCGAGAGCGGCGGCTCGCCGTTGTCCTTGACCAGCGCCACCAGCCTGTGCTTGGCCGCGTCGCGCTCGCTCAGCAGCCGGGCCGTGCGCACCTCGCCGTTGTGCGCCCACACGCCGAACAGCCCGGGCTCCGTGGCCTTGAGCAGCTGGTACGACAGCCAGGCGTTCTGGCCCGAGTCGCCGTCCACCGCCACCACCTTGGTCACCAGGTAACCCGCCTCGGCCGCCCTGGGCACCAGCTCGGTGCAGGGCGCCGAGGCGTTCTGCAGCGGGTACAGCACGAAGGGCGCGTTGTCGTTGCCGTCCGCCACGAGCACGCGCACCAGCGCCTGGCTGCTGAGCGCGGGCGAGTCGCGGTCGGCGGCGCCCACGCGGAACTCGAACGCCCGCAGGGCCTCGTAGTCCAGGGACCTCAGGGCGAACAGATGGCCGTTGTCCGGGTTGATGGACACCAGGGAGGCCAGGGGCACGTGCGCGTCGAGGGGCGGCAGCAGCGAGTAGGTGACCTGGGCGTTGGCGCCCGCGTCTCTGTCTGTGGCGCGGACGCTGCCGATGTGCAGGGCGGGGCTGTTGTTCTCGGACGGACAGGGTGTAGGAGGTCTGGGTGAAGGCGGGGGCGTTGTCGTTGACGTCGGACACCAGCACGGTTATATTGTGCTGGGTTTTCAGTCTCGGTGTCCCCATATCTGTGACGGTGATGGTGATGTTATATTCGGATCTTGTTTCTCGGTCCAGGGCTGTGTTTGTGACTAaactgtaaaaattctcaacagagGGTTTAAGAATGAAGGGAAGATCATCTTGGATGGAGCAAACCATCCTTCCATTGTCTCCAGAGTCAGGATCTGAAACGCTGAATACAGCAATTACAGTCTCCTGCAAGCTTTCTGGGATCTCAGTGATAAGCGTTGACATGGTCAGTTCCGGCGGGTTGTCATTCAAATCCATCACTTGGACAAACACCACACAACTGCCAGAAAGGCCCCCACCATCTGTCGCCTGAATATTTAATGTATAAGTCTGAATAGATTcaaaatccagttcctgtgtTAAAAGGAGTTCTCCCGATTTTGCATTTATTCCAAATGTTTTCCGAATATCCTCAGATGCTTGGGAAAGTACGTAAGATATTTCTCCATAGGTTCCAATATCTAAATCTCTGGCAGAGACAATGGCAACCTGGGATCCAATGGGGCTGTTTTCTAGGACATGCGCCTCATAGTGCAGCTTTGCAAACTCGGGGGCATTATCATTGATGTCTAAGACTTCAATGTGGATTAGGGCGGTCCCAGACCTGGGTGGAATCCCGCCATCCAGCGCTGTGACGGTTAATCTGATCTCAGGCTGTTCCTCTCTATCCAGTGCTTTGTCCAGCACCAGCTGTGGTAATATTGTGCCGTCGGCACTGTCTTGTAATTTAAGATGGAAGTGGGAATTGGGGCTGACTGTGTAACTTTGGAGACTGTTGCTTCCTACATCTAAGTCCTGGGCACGCTCTATTAGGAAAGTAGTTGCAGGAGTGATACTTTCTGAAATTTTCAATAGTATCTTTGTCTAGGAAAACTGGAGAATGATCATTTATGTCCCTAATCCGTagctcagcctggaaatcaaggGATTTTCCAGTAACATCTGGAAAGGTAGTACACAGGGCTCGGTAGGGCCACATAGCTCCTCCCGGTCCAGTTTCTCATTTAACAACAAATCCCCGGTCTGCCTATCAAAATGCAAacgcatttttttccctttggaaacgACCCGGGGGGCCCGAGCAGCTAGATCATCTACCTCCAACCCCAAGTCTTTCAACAGATTGGCCACAAAGGAGCCACTGTCCATTTCCTCGACCACTGAATAACGCCTAGGCTCAGAGCCGGCCTGAGCTATGCCCAGCCAAACAAAGAATATCAAGACTTGCCTTTATTTCAGAaagcatttcttcctctctcctgcctccatCGCTCTCTCGTTTCCCAGCAAACTTGACCCAGCTCGGATTCACGTTGTCGCTGAT of Delphinus delphis chromosome 3, mDelDel1.2, whole genome shotgun sequence contains these proteins:
- the LOC132422051 gene encoding LOW QUALITY PROTEIN: protocadherin beta-3-like (The sequence of the model RefSeq protein was modified relative to this genomic sequence to represent the inferred CDS: deleted 2 bases in 1 codon) translates to MEAGGERFLRQRQVLFLFVFLGGSLAGSQSRRYSVAEEKERGFFISNLAKDLGLSVGKLAARGAQVVSKGNRQYFQLNHQTGDLLLHEKLDREELCGSAEPCILQFQIFLQNPLQFITNELQVIDVNDHSPAFSENEMQLKIPENTPPGTIIPLGNAEDLDVGRNSLQNYTITPNSHFHVLTRSRRDGRKYPELVLDKALDREEQPELRLMLTALDGGTPRRSGTVQVHILVLNINDNTPEFTQSLYEVQVLENSPVNSLIVTVSASDLDTGNLGTISYAFFHVSEEIRKTFQLNPITGDIRLIKYLNFEAIHTYEVDIEAKDGGGLSGKSTVIVQVVDVNDNPPELTLFSITSPIPENSPETVVAVFSVSDLDSGDNGKMVCSIENDLPFILKPSVENFYTLLSEGELDREIRAEYNITITVTDMGIPRLKTEHNITMLVSDVNDNAPAFTQTSYTLSVREDNSPALHFGSVRATDRDAGANAQVTYSLLPPLDAHVPLASLVSINPDNGHLFALRSLDYEALRAFEFRVGAADRGSPALSSQALVRVLVADGNDNAPFVLYPLQNASASCTELVPRAAEAGYLVTKVVAVDGDSGQNAWLSYQLLKATEPGLFGVWAHNGEVRTARLLSERDAATHRLVVLVKDNGEPPLSASVTLHVLLVDGLSQPYLPAPEAEAADAAPAAPLTVYLVVALASVSWLFLFSVLVFVAVRLCRRGGAASVSRCSVPEGPFPGHLVDVSGTGTLSQSYQYEVCLTGGSGLNEFNFLKPILPSRLVQDTGQD